CTGCCCCGATGTGACGTTGGCCAGGATATAATCTGGACTGGTGAATAGCTGTGTACGGTGGTTTTTGCACTGCTTTGCTGTGTAAGCttccactcctggtctgctcacacacagcctccagcatgtaaattaaaCCTAGTTTTAGCATGTGAGTGGTatggccagccactcatgaattacactgcagaacaACACCTGCAAATTCCCTGTCCTAGACTTTCTCCCAGGAATGTACATCTTGTACGGTCCTGTCCTCTCCTGGAAAATACAAGCTcctataaagtctgtcattttatgAAAAGAGAATGatgtgcacaaatcctgttatctcaaatggaatTTCCCAAACTCTTCAATCCAAACATTCTGCTTTcgataaaacagtaaaataagtttattaactacagaaagatcaaTTTTCAGTGACCcaagaaaataagaaaataaaagcaaaacacaactAATGCCctacttaacaagctaagtgaattcaaagctcaAAGCTCGCTCACCAGTCTTCCTGGCTGAatctctttcagtcaggatctctgCCCCAGTCtagtgctgcttcctttgttctccaGGTGTTGATGCCAAGGATAGAGAGAAAGGGAGTGATGACTTTGGACAGTTCCTCTCCTTTCTTATAGTTCCTTCTCTTCTTTGTGAGTCAACTCCAGCTAAGGGTCAGGAGGCAGGAAGTCTGTGTGGATGGGAACCCCCAACCTGTTTCTTTCTCAAGATGTAGATTTTTCGCCAACACCCTCTTTCCAGCCAAAGAATGGCAATTTTATGACTGCTCTCTAGATTTAGAATATGTTTTAGTAACATCATACGGTAGGATCTTATAACattacatacagtgttgccacatattttaccaggacaacaaTGATAagaaaattatgagtttttaaatgacacctcataagaacataagaacagccatagtggatcagaccaaaggtccatctagcccagtatcctgtcttccgactgtggccaatgccagatgccccagagggaatgaacagaacagggaatcatcaagtgatccatcccctgtcacccattcccagcttctggcaaacagaggctagggagaccatccctgcccatcctggctaatagccactgatggacctgtcctccatgaacttatctagttcttttttgaaccctgttatagtcacaaggcatactttgtacacgATTTATCATAGTCCTATGAAAGGGGTAAACATAAGAGTACGTAGTGTCACAGCGGGGTCCCAGGGTGGCAGGTGCCCTGGGTGTCTCATCCAGATTATTTTAGAACAGGTGATGCTGTGTAGATGAATATTGGTGGATGGATTAAGGTTAGGGTTGAGGTTAGAGGTGGAGCTGGTGGCAAGGCAAGTAGCCGGTTCAGGGCTGGGCCGTCTAGGAGATATTGTCAATGCCTGGGACTGAATTTGTCCGTGCCACCTCTGCAACTGGCTGTGTGCACTACAGCCACCTGTGCTGCACATTTCAGGGAGTGATGGAGTCTTACATGATGATGCAAAGTTATGGCTCCAACACTGTCTATAACCCCAATTACTGCAGGAACAAGAATTTCTGCAACAAAATGCCTTTTTCGCACAGGAGCCCCCAATGCCTCAGCTCACGTCCCAGCACTGACACATTAACCCTATGCCCATAGCCATAACCCTAATACTGATACCTTAACCCTATGCCCATAGCCCTAACCCTAATACTGACATCTTAACCCTATGCCTATAGCCCTAACCCCAACACTAACATTGTAACCTTATGTCCATACCCCTAACCCTAGCACTCACCTTAACCCTATGCccataaccctaaccctaatTCTGGCACCTTAACCCTATCCCCATAGCCCTGATACTGAAACTGTAACACTGCCCCGGTAGCTTTAACAGTTATACTCCATCCATACCCCTTACAATACAAACCTATCCTTAACCCACCCCACGGCTAGTGCCCGAATCCTATCGCTTGATCCTGTCCCTCAACCCTTATACTAACACCTTAAGTCTCACCCTAGTATGCGCCTCTTATACAATAACCTATGACCCTATTACCTTACCCAACGTCCCAGCCCTCTCCCTCTGGGTGTGAGGCTGGGAACAGACATGCTGGGGTTATGCAGCAGGAATATGCTGCTGAGAGAAGAGCTGAGAACAGGAACACTTGATGCACAGTCTGAGAAATGGGGGGCTGGAAGGAGCCCCCCAAAGTCATccactccagcagctccctgcactgaggcagggcctaGTAAACCTAGACCTCCCAGCCAAGGGTTTGTCCAACCTAGCCTTAAGCACCCACATAGCCCAGCCTCTCCAGTGCTGGGAAGAGGGACGGGAACGACGgtggcatggagggagggagcagctcACATATTTTGTCACTGGCTGTGTTCATCTCCCTGGGGTGAGGACATCTCACTGAGATGCTAATGCCAGCGCACACCTGTCTGAGCCTGCTACACTTTCCACATCCTCCCGTGCTGAGGAGTTGTGCCTAGCAGAGACGTGGCTGCTGGTTAATTTCATACAGTGGGATAGCGGAGCTCTGTAGTGGCCCTGGAGAGGGTAGAGAATTGGACTCAGTGGCCCTGTGATCTGTCCTTTCCTTGGCCATGCTTCTGCTGGCTGATGCTGGGTCAATCATGTCCCCTTTCTGTGCGACAATGGGGCAGGACGAGCACACCGCCTGGGAGAAGGAAAGCTCGAATTTCAAAAAAGAAGGTCAGGCCGGGTGGCTAGTTTGCAATAGTTATGTCAATCCCACATGCTCTAGGGGTCTGCACCACCAGCTCCAGCTTCCAGGACAATGATTAGGTGGTGGGATATGGCCCTTTCCCCCTAGGGGCGGCTGGTCCTGACTCAGCCCCAGAATGAgtcggggactggctggctcagggcaaggggaaaGAGATATGGGACCTTTACCCTGTGGGGGGCTCTGGTTCCAGATTTTGTCATTCCCATCAGTGCGCAGTGAGTTGTggaggctcagcctgttgccccAGAATTTGACATTCCTGCGTGTACCCCAGAATTTTATAGTACTGCAGTCAGCCCCTCTTGTGTGTTCAACCACTGCCAGCTGAAAATGAAACATCCCATAGCTAGGAAAATCTTAGGCCTTTGTGAGGCAAGGCTAAAGAACTGCATGCTTGCAGTTTGCTAATCCGAACGGGAGGATGGGACAGAAATTTAACGGATTATAAGTATGGAAGAGAGTGAGTGAAGAATTCCTTGGCTGTAAGTGCCCTGGCATATGGTTGTTAGGACTAGAAATACTAGAAATGTTTTGAGATAACGAGTAGTTTGTTGAAATGAGAATTGGTGATGTAGTAGAGGTTACTATGCTGACCCTCTAGGGGTCACTGGCTCCGTGCTTTCTTTAAAGTTAGCTACAAAAGATTAGACAAAAGGATTTGCTTTGGAGCAGTCTGAGGAAGTTTTCTCTGGGCAAGGACCTGATGTCTAAGCTAAGCTCTCCAGCAGTAAGAAGGAAGAGAGCGCCTGCCggaagcctggctgctgattccACCAAATCATTTCATCACGCTaggtaaatataaatgttttgaaatgctctaaaccttttggggtgtgtgtgtgtgtgtgtgtgtgtgcgcacactcCTGCTTGTGTCAATTACCCCTAGATGAGCTGTGCTCCCACTGATTTATTCCTGAAACCACCTGGAAAGAAACAGGTAAGTTACCACGGCTTTGGGTTCTGAGAAACAGAGCGTAACAAGCCCAGCCCCCCAGGTGGGCAGGTGCCCCATCCCAAACTTCGCCAGTCCTAGAGCAGGTGGGCTGAGAGCTGATTGGACCACATATTCCCGGCTCCACAGAAGGGATCTGTGCAGGGATGTGGGTTGTGGGGACGGGGCACTGTGTGCGTGTGGGGAGCTCTccctgtgcctcctctcctccccatctgGGGGGGCAATTGTCATCTGCGCTGCCAGCTAGCTGGTTATAAATCTGTCTCTGTTGCCTGTATCCTATAATTGCCAATTTCCCGACACTTCCTGGTACATATGGCTCTTCCTCACTGACCACTCGCTACGGGGGGCAGGCGGTGGagtggattagagcagggggcttggagccaggactcctgggttgtagcCCAGCtcggagaggggagtggggtctagtgcgtTAGAGGGGGGCGGTCGggcagtctggactcctgggttctcatttgGGCTCTGGATACACCGTGTGATCTGTAGGCTTTGTCATCTGCCTCTTCAAACCCCAGAGCATCATTTACCTCCCCGTATAACATTTGTTCTCCGTTATCTCACCACTTAACTTCCACACACACCCaagacactcacacacactctctctgtccCCCCTACTCAGGAGCAGCTAATCAACCTCACAGACCAGGATATTTTCTACACACTAAATATGCTTTAATGCActggaggtggaggagttgcagagGGAGGGCCAATCCGTGGGTTCCCAGGAGGTTTATTAGCAGGATCCTTGTTACTGAATGAGCAGGCGCTATCGGGCACTGGATGCTCTTGGCTGCAGGGAGGGTTTCTTCAGGGGATTGTAATTGCTCAGCTCTTCATTCACAGCCCCCCGGGCTGGTCACGTCCGGACTCTGCTTCTGCGGAACACACAGCAAGTGAGGTTAAGAGCAGCGGGGATGAGCTCAGACTATGCAGTGACTGGTCTAGTTGCAAATGGGAAGGGAGACTTGCAGGGGAAACCAGGCGCTGCACAGCTTCAGTGTGGGGTGCTCTCCCCTTATGGTCAGTGCTAATCCCTGTGCACAGGGGGCGCTTTGCTGCAAAGAGCAGcatggggggctcagcaggagaCTATCCCCGCAGTcagtgctttccccctcccccgacagTGCTATATTCTAGCAGTTGGGGATGCTGTGCTGGTGGAGTTCCCGTGTTTCGTAGCATCTGTGACTGCCGGTGTCCAACGTGCAAGGCTCTGTTCTGCGACCCATAAGAGGTCCCCTGGCACATAGGATTAGCAGTGGCTACTGGATTCTCCTTCGCTCCCTGTGCTACACAGTGACACAGAGGCTGCGCCcctccacagagccagttgtgtttctttctttcattgcCTCTTTTCTCTTCAGTGACATTACAGGCCACCTGCCCCCAGTTCCCTCTGTCACTGGATCCATTCCTCCATTCCCACTCACCCTGCTGGGAATCCCTCTCTGAGCTCAAGCCCCCTTGGCTGGAATGGGGGCACTTGGGGTTGGGCGGGTACAGGAAACACGGGCGTCATCATCCTACCCAGTGAAGATGGGTCAGAACCtgtggctccctgcagcagatGGGTTGTGGAGTCCTCAGGGGATGTGAGATCCCCCCCAGGCAGGAGAATGGGGAACCTCTAGGAGGCCAGGAGATCCCATGGAAATGGGAATGTGATCTGGGGTCCTTCCCCTTTGTGGGGCGCCAGCTCCAATCCAACCCCAGGAGTGAGGGGGGGAGTAGCTGgctcagagggagggggaacaccAGACCGTTCCTCTCTAGGGATGCTGTCCGCTCACCCTGCTGATGCTCACCTGTGGGGCTCAGCTTCTTTGCGAGCAGCGATGCTAGGAGGCTGCAGCGTTGCCTGAGGGGCATCTCCTTAATCTGGGCCGAATTTATTTTGACGTGGAAGACGTTTTGCTTTTTGGGGTCATAGTGGGTCCACTTCCTTCCCTTGCCCTCATCCCCTGTAAGCATCCTGAGGAGAAATTAAACACACCACATAGAGGTTAGTACCTGGGCTTGGAAAGGCTGAGAACTTGCTCCTGCCAAAGTGTGACATCCTGGAGGCAGGGGTCATTAGGAGCCAATTTGCAAAGTTTGGCTCCtttccaaaatggctgccatccCCTGTTGCTTCCAAAAAGTATGAAGACACAGGCTGCCCTAAGTTAAGATGGCTGCTTCCGCCTGTTCTCCACATATGGGGTGATGCTACaggtttccctttataaaaatgGCTGCTATTTCCCATTGATCTTGATGACATTGAAGCCACAGGCTGCCATGAGTCATGATGGCTACCATTGGCCTACGGCCCTTTCCAAAGAGAGACAGTCCCTAGGAAAGATGTCCACCGCTTCCCATTGTTTGGACAGGGACTGAAGCCACATTTCCCTCAGGGAATATGGACTTCCTTTGTGCTCAGAGACattggaaggggcagagtggggaactgAACAATATCTgtgtgtcgggggtgggggggacagggaagGCCACTGACGTGTGAGGGATTATGGGGGCACCAATAGGAGGCTATAAACAGAAAGGTTGTCTGAAGCCACCATTTGCCTTCATTTGAGATGGCCTCACTCACTTGtactaactttagtagcttctatgTAAAATATGGAATAGAAAAAGTGTTATCATCCCCATGCAATGAAACTATAGTATCtggtttttccccaaatacagagcagaattatttattgaacaattctgccttttctgccttacgattgataattctgccatttccagctagtaatggaccaatctCATAGTCAGAATTCTAGTTTCCTAATATATTCAAagaactccttattgtccttaactctgctggccatagatttctctgtgtgtctctttgcttctcttctcaattttctacaattcctaatgtctgatttatattcattactatcagcttcccctttcttctatgTGTTGGATATTATCTTTTTAATTTTCACAGCTGTCTCCTTCACTTCCCTAATTTGGGAATGAACGGATCCAAACTGGGTGGTTAAGATGGAAACGGGGAATGTTTGAATTTTAAAGATTTCTTTTGGAGTCTTGCTTGCTTGTTTTGGGTGGAAGGGAGTATCGATTGGTAGCTAAGGCCAGGTGTAGGCTTAAATGTTAAATTGCCACAGTTATCTCAGTTAGAGATGTGGAAAAAGCCACACACCTGACTGCCACAGCTGTGTGACCTAGCCCCTAGGGTAGCTGTAGTTATGTGAATGGAAAGGCGTTATTGTTAATTTTGCTTCTGATTTTTGGGCAGGTGATGTTCCCCCACTGATGGAGGAACCCCTTTTgttgctgccagggccggctctaggatttttgccgccccaagcaaaaacaattttggctgccccccccacgtttttttcttaccccacccccggccccgcctcaactccgccccttccccaaatccccagccctgcctcctccccccaggctctcaagcctgggagggagggggagcagcggcgtgcaaatcagctgtttcgcgtgctgTGGCCCCTcgtgatctccccctcccttccaggtttgagagcctgggagggagggcgagcagcggcgcatGAATCATTGAGGTGAGCTatggcggccggggcacatttttaggggcagcaggggcggcattctggcgccggccatgtcgcccctaaaaatgtgccgccccaagcaccagcttgttttgctggtaccTAGAGCGGGCCCTGGTTGCTGCAGGCTGTATTGACATGATGAGCTGACGTAGCCAGGGCTGTATAGTGTTTGGAGCATGGACACATCCTCTCAGCTTGTATGgccaggctgggaatgggcaggcAGAGCTTTGAGATCATTGGCTACTAGCTAAAAGCCATGTTTCCTTGAATGAGGATGTGTGTATTTGTGGGATCACCGATATCCTGGTGAGGGAAGAAGGAAATTATCACTAACTTGGACTCAGGGAGCTAAGATTTTACCTCCCTGAAGTAAGATCAGCTCCAGGTCATGAGCTTCAACCAGTTAGATTAACTATTTTCCAAAGAGACCTATGCTTTGCCATGGCATTGAGACGGGTCTTCCTGGATGTTGTGTTCCCCTGGCCAAAGAGTGACAGCTGCTCTCATGGTCTGGCTcaggggatcagaggatagtgggggATTCCCTTACCCGGTCCTGGCAAACTCCGCAGTCCACTGCATCACCGTGCGGCTCAGCACTTCCTCAGCCTCTGTGTGCGTGGAGTTGGCTCCTGCCAGGGACCACAGAGTTCCGAACTGATAGGGGAGCTCAGAGCCATGTGGCACCCCTGTCCATTCTGCTGTAGACAATCCACTGGGGCGCTGGTTGAAGCTGTAGGCAAACACGGGATTGCCGGCCTCTGCTTCTCGCCTAGCCAGCTCGGCTACTGGGCACACAATGGCGTAGTCACCAGCAATTTGTTCCATGGCCCATCGATACTGTGCCTTTCCTTGCTTCTCCCCCTCCTGGCTGTACCACCAAGCCACAGCCTGGACGGCTTCTTCTGGTGCCCCTGGCACGATGAGCTTCAACACCTGCAGTAGCTCCTCCATACCGACATTGCTGGCGTTCTGCAGGTGTAAGGTGGGGGCACCAAAGAGTAGTAGGTAGGAGCCTTCGTTGGCAGTGAAACCAGCTGCGATGGGTATAGGCTGGCTCTGCTTAGCCTGCAGGAGTCTTGATGGTGAATCAGGAAGGAAATCCCCATCTGTTGTTGGAACAAAGGGAAACCCCAGCAGATCCCTGTGGTGCAAGACGGAGAACTCGTgtttggggaactccccaggttccttcccctgcaggcAGCCCACCAGGGCCGTGTCATCGCTATCGGTGCATCCCAGCAACTGGCCCAGCCTGTGGCCTCTCTCCTTGGCCTCCTCAAGCGAAATCCAAGCCCAGGGTGCTGTCGGGGATCCACTCTGCAGCATGGCGCGGGTGAAGAGGGGCCGGCTCCCCGGGGAGAGGAGGTGGAAGCCGACTGATGCAGCCCCAGAGCCATGGCCCGAAAGCATCACGTGGGCTGGCTCCCCTCCAAAGGCGGCTGCATTATCCCGCAGCCAGTGCAGTGCCAGGCGCTGGTCCCACAAGCCGGCGTTCCCCGGGGCGGCCGGGGGCAGAGACAGGaagcccagcgcccccagccggTAGTTCATGGAGGCCACGATCACGTTCTCAGTGGCGGCTAAGAAGCGCCCGTCATAAATCTTGAGGGAGGCTGCACCTGAGAAGAACCCACCACTGTGGATCCAGATGAGGATGGGGGCCGGTGCAGGGGGCCGGGGATGGGGCACCCAGATATTGAGGAAGAGGCAGTCCTCAGACTGCGGCCTTGTGGGTGTGAATAATTCGTCCTCAGGGTAAGTAGGAATTGGATGCTGGTGGCAGACATTGCCGAAGCTGGTGGTCTCCAGGATTTGGCTCCAGGGCTGGTGGGGAAGCGGTTTCTGGAAGCGCAAGGTCCCCACGGGGGGCTCGGCGTAGGGGATGCCCAGGAAGGCCGTCACTGTGCTGGAGCCGGCCTGGAGGCGCTTGCCCCGGATGGGGCCACTGGTGGTGAGCACCACGGTGCCATCGTCATCGGAGCCAGAGTTGAAGCccggcagggagaggaggagcaggcaggggagcgcAGGGAGGAGTCCCAGCATTGCAGCAGCTGGAAGGGAAACCACCCCCCGGAGGGAGTTAT
The window above is part of the Chrysemys picta bellii isolate R12L10 chromosome 12, ASM1138683v2, whole genome shotgun sequence genome. Proteins encoded here:
- the LOC135974718 gene encoding acetylcholinesterase-like — protein: MLGLLPALPCLLLLSLPGFNSGSDDDGTVVLTTSGPIRGKRLQAGSSTVTAFLGIPYAEPPVGTLRFQKPLPHQPWSQILETTSFGNVCHQHPIPTYPEDELFTPTRPQSEDCLFLNIWVPHPRPPAPAPILIWIHSGGFFSGAASLKIYDGRFLAATENVIVASMNYRLGALGFLSLPPAAPGNAGLWDQRLALHWLRDNAAAFGGEPAHVMLSGHGSGAASVGFHLLSPGSRPLFTRAMLQSGSPTAPWAWISLEEAKERGHRLGQLLGCTDSDDTALVGCLQGKEPGEFPKHEFSVLHHRDLLGFPFVPTTDGDFLPDSPSRLLQAKQSQPIPIAAGFTANEGSYLLLFGAPTLHLQNASNVGMEELLQVLKLIVPGAPEEAVQAVAWWYSQEGEKQGKAQYRWAMEQIAGDYAIVCPVAELARREAEAGNPVFAYSFNQRPSGLSTAEWTGVPHGSELPYQFGTLWSLAGANSTHTEAEEVLSRTVMQWTAEFARTGMLTGDEGKGRKWTHYDPKKQNVFHVKINSAQIKEMPLRQRCSLLASLLAKKLSPTEAESGRDQPGGL